In Archangium violaceum, the following are encoded in one genomic region:
- a CDS encoding PAS domain S-box protein, with protein sequence MRFLLLSRDGDHPIGAELTRMGHDVVVAAGPEVTAATISLVDALVVGSELVREKSEWFSQLRAQIRAAEVIVLGMAPSNSEGEISALLEFGVDDYLVAPFHAADVRARIELLERRSYAYMRRQSHEESARGEIERLAAIIQTQNDIALAGLDLDVVMRLIAERAMILCGAGGAAVGLIEGEDMYFRICLGFYAHVQGVRLPIRSTMAGASVLSGDVMRTDDTERDPRVNKNVSRNMGIRSMLNVPLKRDNQTVGLLSIASQVPYAFVDSDDRTMELMAGLLGAAMGNAAEHAAKQALMTEVASIVTALQESQHLFDSFLNNNPALAYMKDESGRRVFVNEPFRRFFGLTTGMDVSAIPDEQLMPPETVVHLREQDDQAFRSGQPTVSESMIPTPDGEPRHFLTYRFIARDSSGRRFLGCVSFDITERKAAEGALRRSEESFRALIEGSPEAIFVHRGGPLLYVNPSACAFLRLQANELVGRSLLDFVHPEDRAVAASTLDGMAGRGGHRVREIRFQPPDGSVVTAEISSLRLVFAGQPATLVTARDLTERKQIQARLVVADRLASVGTLAAGVAHEINNPLAFVISNLSFLTEELHALSAELPQGRLDELEEVLEETNEGVNRVRLIVQDLKTFSRGDEEQPTSVDLTRVIGSALSLARGELRHRATLVKDVSDVPLVEGSEARYCQVVLNLLINAAHAIAPGQPDKNEIRVSLRTENDHAIIEVKDTGCGMPPEVLSRIFDPFFTTKPVGVGTGLGLSICHGIITGFGGEISATSEQGKGSTFRISLPAYHKARLKAG encoded by the coding sequence ATGCGCTTTCTCCTCCTCAGTCGCGACGGTGACCACCCCATTGGGGCCGAGCTCACCCGGATGGGTCACGATGTGGTGGTCGCCGCGGGCCCCGAGGTGACGGCCGCCACCATCTCCCTGGTGGACGCGCTGGTCGTCGGGTCCGAGCTGGTCCGCGAGAAGTCCGAGTGGTTCAGCCAGCTGCGCGCGCAGATCCGTGCCGCCGAGGTCATCGTGCTGGGCATGGCGCCCAGCAACTCGGAAGGGGAGATCTCCGCGCTGCTCGAGTTCGGCGTCGACGACTACCTCGTCGCTCCCTTCCACGCCGCCGACGTGCGCGCCCGCATCGAGCTGCTCGAGCGCCGCAGCTACGCGTACATGCGCCGGCAGTCCCACGAGGAGTCCGCTCGCGGCGAAATCGAGCGTCTGGCCGCCATCATCCAGACGCAGAACGACATCGCCCTGGCCGGCTTGGACCTCGACGTGGTGATGCGGCTCATCGCCGAGCGGGCCATGATCCTCTGCGGTGCCGGTGGCGCCGCCGTGGGGCTCATCGAAGGCGAGGACATGTATTTCCGCATCTGCCTCGGCTTCTACGCGCACGTGCAGGGTGTGCGGCTCCCCATCCGCAGCACCATGGCCGGCGCCAGCGTGCTCAGCGGCGACGTGATGCGCACCGACGACACCGAGCGCGACCCGCGCGTCAACAAGAACGTGTCGCGCAACATGGGCATCCGCTCGATGCTCAATGTGCCCCTCAAGCGCGACAACCAGACGGTGGGGTTGTTGAGCATCGCCTCCCAGGTGCCCTACGCCTTCGTCGACTCGGACGATCGCACCATGGAGCTGATGGCCGGTCTGCTCGGCGCCGCCATGGGCAACGCCGCCGAGCACGCGGCGAAGCAGGCCCTGATGACGGAGGTGGCCTCCATCGTCACCGCCCTCCAGGAGAGCCAGCACCTCTTCGACTCCTTCCTCAACAACAACCCGGCCCTGGCCTACATGAAGGACGAGTCGGGCCGGCGCGTCTTCGTCAACGAGCCCTTCCGGCGCTTCTTCGGGCTGACCACCGGCATGGACGTGAGCGCCATCCCCGACGAGCAGCTCATGCCGCCGGAGACCGTCGTCCACCTGCGCGAGCAGGATGATCAGGCCTTCCGCTCCGGCCAGCCCACCGTCTCCGAGAGCATGATCCCCACTCCGGACGGCGAGCCGCGCCACTTCCTCACCTACCGGTTCATCGCCCGCGACAGCTCGGGCCGGCGCTTCCTCGGGTGCGTGTCCTTCGACATCACCGAGCGCAAGGCCGCCGAGGGCGCGCTGCGCCGCTCCGAGGAGAGCTTCCGCGCCCTCATCGAGGGCTCGCCCGAGGCCATCTTCGTGCACCGCGGCGGGCCGCTGCTCTACGTCAACCCCTCGGCGTGCGCCTTCCTGCGTCTGCAGGCCAACGAGCTGGTGGGCCGCTCGCTGCTGGACTTCGTCCACCCGGAGGATCGCGCCGTCGCCGCCAGCACGCTCGATGGCATGGCCGGCCGCGGGGGCCACCGGGTGCGGGAGATCCGCTTCCAGCCTCCCGACGGCAGCGTGGTGACGGCGGAGATCAGCAGCCTGCGGCTCGTCTTCGCCGGCCAGCCCGCCACCCTGGTGACCGCTCGCGACCTGACCGAGCGCAAGCAGATTCAAGCGCGCCTCGTCGTCGCCGACCGCCTGGCCTCGGTGGGTACGCTCGCAGCGGGCGTGGCGCACGAGATCAACAACCCGCTCGCGTTCGTCATCTCCAACCTGTCCTTCCTCACCGAGGAGCTGCACGCGCTGTCCGCGGAGCTGCCCCAGGGCCGTCTGGACGAGCTGGAGGAGGTGCTGGAGGAGACGAACGAGGGCGTCAACCGCGTGCGGCTCATCGTCCAGGACCTCAAGACCTTCTCGCGAGGCGACGAGGAGCAGCCCACCTCGGTGGACCTCACCCGCGTCATCGGCTCCGCGTTGTCCCTGGCCCGTGGCGAGCTGCGCCACCGCGCCACCCTGGTGAAGGACGTGTCCGACGTGCCGCTCGTCGAGGGCAGCGAGGCCCGGTACTGCCAGGTCGTCCTCAACCTGCTCATCAACGCCGCCCACGCCATCGCCCCCGGTCAGCCGGACAAGAACGAGATCCGCGTCAGCCTGCGCACCGAGAACGATCACGCCATCATCGAGGTGAAGGACACCGGGTGCGGCATGCCCCCCGAGGTGCTCAGCCGCATCTTCGATCCGTTCTTCACCACCAAGCCGGTGGGCGTGGGCACGGGGCTCGGCCTCTCCATCTGCCACGGCATCATCACCGGCTTCGGCGGGGAGATCTCCGCCACCAGCGAGCAGGGCAAGGGCAGCACCTTCCGCATCAGCCTCCCCGCCTACCACAAGGCCCGGCTGAAGGCGGGGTAG